In a genomic window of Bemisia tabaci chromosome 1, PGI_BMITA_v3:
- the LOC109039477 gene encoding uncharacterized protein isoform X1 — MVVTCKMVGTRFMVQWEEHPSHLSTRLGRLLEAQAFVDVTLMCATHSLRVHGSVLAACSPYFEDLLKLQVGHHPLIMLKDMKFCVLRALIEFMYCGETSITEADLRPLLDAAKFFKVKGLSSMTAEVLSDLPQSKVSQASVSEEGKNVTCCKTPHTSTASTLSTSGANFIKSSKKTSIVRPRKSIAPPKIDSVAVEMNDSSGLPQDESAQILLSLSGNNKVVQRGSRGRGSNNRLLTQGPGRPPNKPIVISNCSFGSADSQIETRSKLVNTFEPRKRGRKKQQIASVSSSSRELLDGSNQSVSSLKSFESSNSIIDNFKMLHRDTKYSKLLSNSSDPKLNSITANMEKSPLLASLLSKEDSIQGKKNALKSGVVDIKSPSVSGSTEYLEALKAAGLPTDVPIIVDTGDGNYVTLTEDVFMDVLSSSESLQFQVTEETLDDSVSITEGVVMQDGSIVTEEGRELVAEPNSSKKLLSGHFKQYSKPEPPDLFTTLGGKSTISNEKSDITETVTETLKSSASDDPDAVVLVEVKGNQVVRYVVSSKEINALKALNEEKKWQKAGFDSTAPISNSSKKNSTKIAEINLTLNDSEAPKKSYITEFIETGSGLTSVAKAICERLPVKVYKENLSTKDSDPLMVNNAFVDKVDRSKLSTSHAYEALAMMCNDDVKEERHQKPRQSNIENIELMQNSEMEISSITNESQLINTNSDEYIFVSEESQMRDESHLHGMDPNFNQVHMMNGARNVVLLKNKNGAPLMYVEDTAEPLMSNRIIEMEGFGSLQKDSKSIALKQCLGEGEDEQFQYVLDSSSVDKEMLDDSNSNQSYSNMVLYSNKDTSLEDAGVKYQMVDDQFSDRMRENKMLSNILLNSTPEIEDELIMNEENDVKSLGMINQVLNTTDQLNENDVTESSGYHSASIEFHEENDNSAFGDENGVGSKEDNVKYLSKETVFSENSENDNFHLVDSREKSEDFCSAPKNSSIDVPFMPKSKSNESSISDRVLRKRRSSSSCDAKQNSMKNCVSVEKRNKLLNDNHNENVVIMGNGDENALEESQFFGNGLTDTMMNSQLIDGNNLS, encoded by the exons ATG GTAGTGACGTGCAAAATGGTAGGCACACGATTTATGGTACAATGGGAGGAGCATCCCTCACATTTGTCAACCCGGCTTGGTCGACTCTTGGAGGCACAGGCTTTCGTTGATGTCACGTTGATGTGTGCTACGCATTCTCTAAGAGTTCATGGCTCAGTACTGGCTGCTTGTAGTCCATATTTTGAG GACTTACTCAAACTTCAAGTGGGTCATCATCCTCTTATCATGCTGAAAGACATGAAGTTTTGTGTTCTGCGAGCACTCATTGAATTCATGTACTGCGGTGAAACAAGTATTACTGAAGCTGACCTTCGACCTTTGCTtgatgctgccaaatttttcaag GTGAAGGGACTTTCTTCGATGACTGCAGAAGTCTTGAGTGATCTACCACAATCTAAAGTATCTCAAGCATCTGTTTCTGAGGAAGGGAAGAATGTCACTTGCTGTAAAACTCCGCACACATCTACTGCGTCAACGCTCAGCACAAGTG GGGCCAACTTCATAAAATCAAGCAAGAAGACATCCATCGTGAGGCCAAGAAAAAGCATAGCACCTCCTAAAATTGACAGCGTAGCAGTTGAAATGAATGATAGCTCTGGACTACCACAAGATGAGTCAGCTCAGATTTTGCTTTCTCTTTCTGGAAACAACAAAGTAGTACAAAGAGGCTCTCGTGGGCGGGGAAGCAATAATCGCCTCCTGACACAGGGTCCCGGAAGACCGCCCAATAAACCGATCGTGATAAGTAATTGTAGTTTTGGTTCAGCTGATTCACAAATAGAAACGCGGTCGAAATTAGTTAACACTTTCGAACCTCGCAAGCGCGGCaggaaaaaacaacaaattgcATCCGTTAGCTCGTCAAGTAGGGAATTGTTGGATGGTTCAAATCAGTCCGTAAGTTCtctaaaaagttttgaaagcaGCAATTCTATTATtgacaatttcaaaatgttaCACCGAGATACTAAGTATAGCAAGCTGTTGTCCAATTCAAGTGACCCTAAACTAAATTCTATAACAGCAAACATGGAAAAGTCCCCATTGCTTGCTTCATTACTTTCAAAAGAAGACTCCATTCAAGGTAAGAAAAATGCCCTGAAAAGTGGAGTTGTGGACATCAAGTCTCCATCTGTTAGCGGGTCCACTGAATACTTAGAAGCCCTGAAAGCAGCAGGGCTACCAACTGATGTGCCAATTATTGTTGACACAGGAGATGGGAACTACGTGACTTTAACGGAAGATGTCTTTATGGACGTTCTAAGTTCAAGTGAATCTCTACAATTCCAAGTTACCGAAGAAACGTTGGATGATTCTGTCAGCATAACGGAAGGTGTTGTGATGCAAGATGGATCAATAGTAACAGAAGAAGGTCGTGAGTTAGTTGCGGAACCGAATTCGTCGAAAAAACTTCTCTCAGGTCACTTTAAACAGTATTCGAAGCCAGAGCCTCCAGACCTGTTCACCACATTGGGAGGCAAATCAACAATTAGCAACGAAAAGTCAGATATCACGGAAACAGTGACTGAAACTTTGAAATCTTCTGCATCAGATGATCCTGATGCAGTAGTCCTAGTAGAAGTTAAAGGGAACCAAGTAGTCAGGTATGTTGTCTCTTCTAAAGAGATAAATGCTCTCAAAGCCCTCAACGAAGAAAAGAAATGGCAAAAAGCTGGTTTTGATAGCACTGCACCGATCTCCAATAGTTCTAAGAAAAATAGTacaaaaatagctgaaattaaTTTAACTTTAAATGATAGTGAAGCCCCGAAAAAATCGTACATCACTGAGTTCATTGAAACTGGAAGTGGTTTAACAAGTGTTGCTAAAGCAATCTGCGAACGTTTACCTGTCAAAGTCTACAAAGAAAACTTATCCACCAAAGACTCAGATCCTTTAATGGTGAATAATGCTTTTGTTGATAAGGTAGACCGTTCAAAACTTAGCACTAGCCATGCATATGAGGCACTTGCCATGATGTGCAACGATGACGTGAAGGAGGAGAGGCATCAAAAACCAAGACAATCAAACATTGAAAACATAGAACTGATGCAAAACAGTGAAATGGAGATCTCAAGTATTACCAACGAATCTCAACTCATCAATACTAATAGCGATGAGTATATTTTTGTGAGTGAAGAATCACAAATGCGAGACGAGTCACATCTCCATGGCATGGACCCTAATTTCAATCAGGTTCATATGATGAATGGAGCTCGAAATGTTGTCTTGTTGAAGAATAAAAATGGCGCTCCGTTAATGTATGTCGAAGATACAGCAGAGCCATTGATGAGCAACCGTATTATTGAGATGGAAGGTTTTGGCTCGTTACAGAAAGACTCAAAAAGTATCGCATTGAAACAATGTTTAGGAGAAGGTGAGGACGAGCAGTTTCAGTATGTTTTGGACAGCAGCAGCGTTGATAAAGAAATGTTGGATGATTCGAATTCAAATCAATCATACTCGAATATGGTTCTCTATTCAAATAAGGATACCTCGCTAGAGGACGCTGGTGTCAAGTATCAAATGGTCGATGATCAATTTTCAGACAGAATGAGGGAAAATAAAATGCTCTCAAATATTCTACTCAACTCTACACCAGAAATAGAAGACGAGTTGATcatgaatgaagaaaatgatGTCAAAAGTCTGGGTATGATCAACCAAGTCCTCAACACTACAGACCAGTTGAATGAAAACGATGTGACTGAAAGCTCAGGTTACCATTCAGCCAGCATTGAGTTTCACGAGGAGAACGATAATTCAGCCTTCGGTGATGAAAACGGTGTGGGTAGCAAAGAAGACAATGTTAAATATTTAAGCAAAGAAACCGTGTTCAGTGAGAATAGCGAAAACGATAATTTCCATTTAGTTGATAGTCGTGAGAAAAGTGAAGACTTTTGTTCTGCACCAAAGAATTCTTCAATAGATGTTCCTTTCATGCCCAAATCAAAGTCAAACGAAAGCAGCATTTCGGATCGTGTCCTACGCAAGAGGAGGTCTTCGAGTAGCTGTGATGCCAAACAAAACTCAATGAAGAATTGTGTGAGCGTAGAGAAGAGAAACAAATTGCTCAATGACAACCACAATGAGAATGTAGTCATAATGGGGAACGGTGATGAAAACGCTCTCGAAGAATCGCAGTTTTTTGGAAACGGATTAACTGATACCATGATGAATTCGCAACTCATTGATGGCAACAATTTATCTTAG
- the LOC109039477 gene encoding uncharacterized protein isoform X2 — protein sequence MVGTRFMVQWEEHPSHLSTRLGRLLEAQAFVDVTLMCATHSLRVHGSVLAACSPYFEDLLKLQVGHHPLIMLKDMKFCVLRALIEFMYCGETSITEADLRPLLDAAKFFKVKGLSSMTAEVLSDLPQSKVSQASVSEEGKNVTCCKTPHTSTASTLSTSGANFIKSSKKTSIVRPRKSIAPPKIDSVAVEMNDSSGLPQDESAQILLSLSGNNKVVQRGSRGRGSNNRLLTQGPGRPPNKPIVISNCSFGSADSQIETRSKLVNTFEPRKRGRKKQQIASVSSSSRELLDGSNQSVSSLKSFESSNSIIDNFKMLHRDTKYSKLLSNSSDPKLNSITANMEKSPLLASLLSKEDSIQGKKNALKSGVVDIKSPSVSGSTEYLEALKAAGLPTDVPIIVDTGDGNYVTLTEDVFMDVLSSSESLQFQVTEETLDDSVSITEGVVMQDGSIVTEEGRELVAEPNSSKKLLSGHFKQYSKPEPPDLFTTLGGKSTISNEKSDITETVTETLKSSASDDPDAVVLVEVKGNQVVRYVVSSKEINALKALNEEKKWQKAGFDSTAPISNSSKKNSTKIAEINLTLNDSEAPKKSYITEFIETGSGLTSVAKAICERLPVKVYKENLSTKDSDPLMVNNAFVDKVDRSKLSTSHAYEALAMMCNDDVKEERHQKPRQSNIENIELMQNSEMEISSITNESQLINTNSDEYIFVSEESQMRDESHLHGMDPNFNQVHMMNGARNVVLLKNKNGAPLMYVEDTAEPLMSNRIIEMEGFGSLQKDSKSIALKQCLGEGEDEQFQYVLDSSSVDKEMLDDSNSNQSYSNMVLYSNKDTSLEDAGVKYQMVDDQFSDRMRENKMLSNILLNSTPEIEDELIMNEENDVKSLGMINQVLNTTDQLNENDVTESSGYHSASIEFHEENDNSAFGDENGVGSKEDNVKYLSKETVFSENSENDNFHLVDSREKSEDFCSAPKNSSIDVPFMPKSKSNESSISDRVLRKRRSSSSCDAKQNSMKNCVSVEKRNKLLNDNHNENVVIMGNGDENALEESQFFGNGLTDTMMNSQLIDGNNLS from the exons ATGGTAGGCACACGATTTATGGTACAATGGGAGGAGCATCCCTCACATTTGTCAACCCGGCTTGGTCGACTCTTGGAGGCACAGGCTTTCGTTGATGTCACGTTGATGTGTGCTACGCATTCTCTAAGAGTTCATGGCTCAGTACTGGCTGCTTGTAGTCCATATTTTGAG GACTTACTCAAACTTCAAGTGGGTCATCATCCTCTTATCATGCTGAAAGACATGAAGTTTTGTGTTCTGCGAGCACTCATTGAATTCATGTACTGCGGTGAAACAAGTATTACTGAAGCTGACCTTCGACCTTTGCTtgatgctgccaaatttttcaag GTGAAGGGACTTTCTTCGATGACTGCAGAAGTCTTGAGTGATCTACCACAATCTAAAGTATCTCAAGCATCTGTTTCTGAGGAAGGGAAGAATGTCACTTGCTGTAAAACTCCGCACACATCTACTGCGTCAACGCTCAGCACAAGTG GGGCCAACTTCATAAAATCAAGCAAGAAGACATCCATCGTGAGGCCAAGAAAAAGCATAGCACCTCCTAAAATTGACAGCGTAGCAGTTGAAATGAATGATAGCTCTGGACTACCACAAGATGAGTCAGCTCAGATTTTGCTTTCTCTTTCTGGAAACAACAAAGTAGTACAAAGAGGCTCTCGTGGGCGGGGAAGCAATAATCGCCTCCTGACACAGGGTCCCGGAAGACCGCCCAATAAACCGATCGTGATAAGTAATTGTAGTTTTGGTTCAGCTGATTCACAAATAGAAACGCGGTCGAAATTAGTTAACACTTTCGAACCTCGCAAGCGCGGCaggaaaaaacaacaaattgcATCCGTTAGCTCGTCAAGTAGGGAATTGTTGGATGGTTCAAATCAGTCCGTAAGTTCtctaaaaagttttgaaagcaGCAATTCTATTATtgacaatttcaaaatgttaCACCGAGATACTAAGTATAGCAAGCTGTTGTCCAATTCAAGTGACCCTAAACTAAATTCTATAACAGCAAACATGGAAAAGTCCCCATTGCTTGCTTCATTACTTTCAAAAGAAGACTCCATTCAAGGTAAGAAAAATGCCCTGAAAAGTGGAGTTGTGGACATCAAGTCTCCATCTGTTAGCGGGTCCACTGAATACTTAGAAGCCCTGAAAGCAGCAGGGCTACCAACTGATGTGCCAATTATTGTTGACACAGGAGATGGGAACTACGTGACTTTAACGGAAGATGTCTTTATGGACGTTCTAAGTTCAAGTGAATCTCTACAATTCCAAGTTACCGAAGAAACGTTGGATGATTCTGTCAGCATAACGGAAGGTGTTGTGATGCAAGATGGATCAATAGTAACAGAAGAAGGTCGTGAGTTAGTTGCGGAACCGAATTCGTCGAAAAAACTTCTCTCAGGTCACTTTAAACAGTATTCGAAGCCAGAGCCTCCAGACCTGTTCACCACATTGGGAGGCAAATCAACAATTAGCAACGAAAAGTCAGATATCACGGAAACAGTGACTGAAACTTTGAAATCTTCTGCATCAGATGATCCTGATGCAGTAGTCCTAGTAGAAGTTAAAGGGAACCAAGTAGTCAGGTATGTTGTCTCTTCTAAAGAGATAAATGCTCTCAAAGCCCTCAACGAAGAAAAGAAATGGCAAAAAGCTGGTTTTGATAGCACTGCACCGATCTCCAATAGTTCTAAGAAAAATAGTacaaaaatagctgaaattaaTTTAACTTTAAATGATAGTGAAGCCCCGAAAAAATCGTACATCACTGAGTTCATTGAAACTGGAAGTGGTTTAACAAGTGTTGCTAAAGCAATCTGCGAACGTTTACCTGTCAAAGTCTACAAAGAAAACTTATCCACCAAAGACTCAGATCCTTTAATGGTGAATAATGCTTTTGTTGATAAGGTAGACCGTTCAAAACTTAGCACTAGCCATGCATATGAGGCACTTGCCATGATGTGCAACGATGACGTGAAGGAGGAGAGGCATCAAAAACCAAGACAATCAAACATTGAAAACATAGAACTGATGCAAAACAGTGAAATGGAGATCTCAAGTATTACCAACGAATCTCAACTCATCAATACTAATAGCGATGAGTATATTTTTGTGAGTGAAGAATCACAAATGCGAGACGAGTCACATCTCCATGGCATGGACCCTAATTTCAATCAGGTTCATATGATGAATGGAGCTCGAAATGTTGTCTTGTTGAAGAATAAAAATGGCGCTCCGTTAATGTATGTCGAAGATACAGCAGAGCCATTGATGAGCAACCGTATTATTGAGATGGAAGGTTTTGGCTCGTTACAGAAAGACTCAAAAAGTATCGCATTGAAACAATGTTTAGGAGAAGGTGAGGACGAGCAGTTTCAGTATGTTTTGGACAGCAGCAGCGTTGATAAAGAAATGTTGGATGATTCGAATTCAAATCAATCATACTCGAATATGGTTCTCTATTCAAATAAGGATACCTCGCTAGAGGACGCTGGTGTCAAGTATCAAATGGTCGATGATCAATTTTCAGACAGAATGAGGGAAAATAAAATGCTCTCAAATATTCTACTCAACTCTACACCAGAAATAGAAGACGAGTTGATcatgaatgaagaaaatgatGTCAAAAGTCTGGGTATGATCAACCAAGTCCTCAACACTACAGACCAGTTGAATGAAAACGATGTGACTGAAAGCTCAGGTTACCATTCAGCCAGCATTGAGTTTCACGAGGAGAACGATAATTCAGCCTTCGGTGATGAAAACGGTGTGGGTAGCAAAGAAGACAATGTTAAATATTTAAGCAAAGAAACCGTGTTCAGTGAGAATAGCGAAAACGATAATTTCCATTTAGTTGATAGTCGTGAGAAAAGTGAAGACTTTTGTTCTGCACCAAAGAATTCTTCAATAGATGTTCCTTTCATGCCCAAATCAAAGTCAAACGAAAGCAGCATTTCGGATCGTGTCCTACGCAAGAGGAGGTCTTCGAGTAGCTGTGATGCCAAACAAAACTCAATGAAGAATTGTGTGAGCGTAGAGAAGAGAAACAAATTGCTCAATGACAACCACAATGAGAATGTAGTCATAATGGGGAACGGTGATGAAAACGCTCTCGAAGAATCGCAGTTTTTTGGAAACGGATTAACTGATACCATGATGAATTCGCAACTCATTGATGGCAACAATTTATCTTAG